The proteins below come from a single Natranaerofaba carboxydovora genomic window:
- a CDS encoding NADH-dependent [FeFe] hydrogenase, group A6 — protein sequence MEQVTLKIDGEEVKVDRGATVLEAAEKIGIKIPTLCYHPALEPEAGCRICVVQLGDSSKLTAACATQVEDNMEIKTKSKLAKDTRKTNLELILANHPLKCTSCWRNLNCELQELAHQMGVEESIYAGRKRELPVDDSSAGITREPEKCIHCGRCINVCSEIQSVDALGFLKRGFETEVGTPPGINLADSVCVQCGQCAAYCPVGAIYESTSINDVWEAIYDPQKHVIVQTAPAVQVSLGEELGASPGISVTGKMISSLRKLGFDRVFSTEFTADVVIMEEGHELLDRINKKGPLPLITSCSPGWIKFIEHFYPDLLDYVSTSKSPQQAFGALAKSYYPGKKGIDPESVFVVSVMPCTAKKFEAKRPEMENKGLRDVDAVLTTRELSRMIKEAGIDFWGLEEGVYDNPLGIQTGAATIFGATGGVCEAALRTVYELVNEEELPSMEFEPVRGLNGIKEANTKLGDMEVKVAVINGLKNARTVLDELRNGRCEYDFIEIMACPGGCIGGGGQPIPSNKDVLESRIKAIYQVDEKQTIRKSHENPAVKELYRDFLEKPLGHKSHELLHTKYFERNKL from the coding sequence ATGGAACAGGTTACTTTAAAAATAGATGGGGAAGAAGTAAAGGTTGATAGAGGTGCTACTGTTTTAGAAGCTGCAGAGAAAATAGGGATAAAAATACCCACACTGTGTTATCATCCGGCGTTAGAACCTGAGGCAGGATGTAGGATATGCGTCGTTCAGCTAGGAGATAGCAGCAAACTAACTGCTGCATGTGCAACCCAGGTTGAAGATAATATGGAGATCAAAACAAAATCAAAGCTGGCAAAGGATACAAGAAAGACAAATTTGGAGTTAATTTTGGCTAACCACCCTCTAAAATGTACCAGCTGCTGGCGCAATCTTAACTGTGAGCTTCAAGAACTTGCCCATCAAATGGGTGTGGAAGAAAGTATCTATGCAGGAAGAAAGCGTGAGCTGCCTGTAGATGATAGTAGTGCCGGTATAACAAGAGAGCCGGAGAAGTGCATTCACTGTGGACGATGTATTAACGTATGCAGTGAAATACAAAGCGTGGATGCCCTTGGATTTTTGAAACGGGGTTTTGAAACAGAAGTCGGCACACCCCCGGGGATAAACCTGGCTGACAGTGTTTGTGTGCAGTGCGGCCAGTGTGCAGCTTACTGTCCTGTGGGAGCAATATATGAAAGCACTTCAATAAATGATGTTTGGGAAGCTATATACGACCCCCAAAAACATGTAATAGTTCAGACAGCACCTGCAGTTCAAGTGAGTTTGGGAGAGGAGTTAGGAGCTTCTCCTGGAATTTCTGTGACGGGGAAAATGATATCTTCTCTAAGAAAGCTTGGTTTTGACCGGGTGTTTAGTACAGAATTTACTGCCGATGTGGTCATTATGGAAGAAGGACATGAACTTTTAGATCGCATTAACAAAAAAGGACCTCTTCCGTTAATAACATCCTGCAGCCCTGGATGGATAAAATTTATAGAGCACTTTTATCCCGATCTATTGGATTATGTCTCGACTTCTAAATCACCTCAGCAGGCTTTTGGGGCTTTGGCCAAATCTTATTACCCGGGGAAAAAAGGTATTGACCCAGAGAGTGTATTTGTGGTTTCTGTAATGCCCTGTACAGCTAAGAAGTTTGAGGCAAAAAGGCCTGAGATGGAAAATAAGGGTCTACGGGACGTGGATGCTGTACTTACAACTAGAGAGTTATCTCGTATGATTAAAGAGGCAGGAATAGACTTTTGGGGATTAGAAGAAGGAGTATATGATAACCCCCTTGGTATACAAACGGGAGCGGCAACTATCTTTGGGGCAACAGGTGGAGTGTGTGAAGCAGCCCTTCGTACTGTGTATGAGCTGGTTAATGAAGAAGAACTGCCTTCGATGGAATTTGAGCCGGTGAGGGGATTAAATGGGATAAAAGAAGCTAATACAAAACTTGGTGATATGGAAGTGAAAGTAGCTGTTATAAACGGCTTAAAAAATGCACGTACTGTCTTAGATGAGTTAAGAAATGGTAGGTGTGAATATGATTTTATTGAGATTATGGCTTGCCCTGGAGGGTGTATTGGAGGTGGAGGGCAGCCTATACCATCTAACAAAGATGTATTGGA